The following coding sequences are from one Candidatus Hydrogenedentota bacterium window:
- a CDS encoding class I SAM-dependent methyltransferase, whose amino-acid sequence MTDQPNDAASPVAEPGDAPGGQKPRSPVPSLRHVSPRSIYDFETAQPVYSAFGVPTRVVRIYECPESRIRFRMPPSKEESALLHAQGYQDFCGAGMPDHEAANRERLAERARYLQAFRQAGCVLDVGCSTGLMMSELTRAGFEAFGCDVSSEACAVAREQFGAERVCHGDTTDARVQFGECAFDVATLMDVIEHFHDAAKGLRDIHALLKPGGLVFLRTPSLSSPFFRLADWSYRLTLGRYTRAVQTIYHAEHLYFFSEKGLRMLLEESGFSIVSVRPDPLSWRVFRVCELVHGPLVNAALALVYFVSRAMGGGHGINVIAQRC is encoded by the coding sequence GTGACCGACCAACCGAATGACGCGGCGTCCCCGGTTGCCGAACCCGGAGACGCACCCGGCGGCCAGAAGCCACGAAGCCCGGTGCCATCGCTCCGTCATGTGTCGCCCCGGTCGATATATGATTTTGAGACCGCGCAGCCCGTGTACTCGGCGTTCGGCGTGCCCACGCGTGTTGTGCGCATTTACGAATGCCCGGAGTCGCGGATACGCTTCAGGATGCCGCCGTCCAAGGAAGAGTCGGCGCTGCTTCACGCCCAGGGATATCAGGACTTCTGCGGCGCGGGCATGCCGGACCACGAGGCTGCGAATCGTGAACGACTCGCGGAGCGTGCAAGATACCTGCAGGCATTCCGTCAAGCAGGTTGCGTATTGGATGTGGGGTGTTCCACCGGGCTGATGATGTCCGAACTCACCCGAGCCGGCTTTGAAGCGTTCGGCTGCGACGTGTCAAGTGAAGCCTGCGCGGTGGCCCGAGAACAGTTTGGCGCCGAGCGAGTATGCCATGGCGACACGACGGACGCGCGGGTGCAATTCGGGGAATGCGCTTTTGACGTTGCGACCCTTATGGACGTGATCGAGCATTTTCACGATGCCGCGAAGGGACTACGGGACATTCACGCGCTGTTGAAACCCGGGGGACTTGTGTTCTTGCGCACCCCCTCCCTTTCGTCGCCTTTCTTTCGCTTGGCGGATTGGAGCTATCGGTTGACCCTGGGCCGCTATACCCGCGCCGTGCAGACCATTTATCACGCGGAGCACCTATACTTCTTCAGCGAGAAAGGATTGCGCATGTTGCTCGAGGAATCGGGCTTCTCGATAGTCAGCGTGCGCCCCGACCCGCTGAGTTGGCGTGTATTTCGCGTGTGTGAGTTGGTTCACGGGCCTTTGGTCAATGCGGCGCTCGCATTGGTATACTTTGTGTCTCGAGCGATGGGGGGCGGACACGGCATAAACGTGATCGCACAACGCTGTTAA